The genomic stretch GCACCGGCGGGCGTCCGGGCGGGACGCACGTCGACGAGCGGGCCGGTCAGCTCGCTGGCCGAGCCGTCCTCGAGGCCGTCCTGCAGGAAGACCGAGCCCCGCGGCATCGCCTGGCGCAGTGCCACGGTGGCGTCGACCGAGCTGCCGTTCGTCGTCACCGTGACGCGCTGGCCCTCGGTGACGCCGAAGCTCTGGGCGTCGACCGGGGACATCTCGATGCGCTGGCGCGGCACGAGGAACATGAGCGCGGGCGAGTGCTCGACCTCGGGCGAGGCCCAGATGGAGCGGAAGGTCCCGAGGCGCAGGCGGCCGTTGGCCGCCGGCGGCGTGGGTGCGGGGCCGGGGGTCACCGCGGTGGCCGGCACGGGGAACGCGGAGGCCGCGGGGCGCTCCTGCCAGCGGATGCCGCGGCCGCCGATCTCGTCGTAGGTCAGGCCCGCGTAGAAGGGGACGGCCTCGGCGATCTGGCCGAGCGCCATGCCCGCCGTCATCACGCGCGTGTTCAGGCCGAGGCGCTGGGCGAGCTCCGCGAGGACCTGCCACGTGTAACGGCCCTCGCCCTGGTGGCCGATCGCCGGGCGCACGCGCTGGATGCGCCCGTCCGGGTGCGTCAGCGTGCCGTCCTTCTCGGGGTAGGCCTCGGCGGGGAACACGACGTTGGCGTGCTCGCGGATGCCGGCGGTGAGGAACGAGGCGTGCGCGATGACCGTCGAGGCGCGCTCGAGGCCCTGGTCCCAGCGCTCGCGGTAGGGCAAGTCGCGCAGCGGGTCGACGCCCATCAGCCACGCGGCGACGAGCTCGCCGGACTCGAGGGCGGCGGCGATGCCGGCGGAGTCGTGGCCGGGCTTCTCGACCGGGTGCAGGCCGGGGCCGGCGTCCGGCAGCACGCCGATCTCGCGCAGCCCGCGGCCGTTGGCCGACGAGGGCACGACGAGCAGGCCGGCGCCGTCGCGGCCGCGCAGGCCGAGGGCGTCGGCGAGGGGCGCGAGCACGCCGCCCACGCGCTCGGAGGCGAGGACAACGACGTCCTCGCCGGCGGTCTGCAGCAGCTCGAGAACGGCACGGGCGTCGTTGCCCGGGTCGGCCTCGCCGCGCGCGGCGGCGGCCAGCTCGGCGGCGAAGGCGCGGCCGCCGCCGGGGGCGAACCGCACGGACAGCGCGGCGTTCGCGTCGAGCGACGACGGGCGTGCCGAGGCGACGACGAGCTTGACGCGGTTACGGCGCACGCCCTTGCGGATGCGCAGGTCGAGGATCGCCATCTCGTCGACGGGCTCGGTGTCGAGCACGACGACGGCATGGGCCCATTCGAGGTCGGGGACGGTCGCCTGCAGCGCCGGATCGGCGAGCGCGGCGAGCTCCTCGCGCGCGACCGGCGCCCGCTGGGAGTCGAGATGCGGCGAGCCGAGCGCCTCGCGCACGACGCGCTGGAGGAGGAAGCCCTCCTCGTTCGTCGTGCCGCCGCCGGCGATCGCGCCGACGCGGTGGCCGGCGCGCTGCAGGCCCTTCGCGGCCTCCTCGAACGCCCGCTCCCACGAGACCGGGCGCAGCTCGCCACCGTCGCGCACCATCGGGCGAGTGATGCGCTCGTCGACGTGCACCGACTGGTAGGCGAAGCGGCCGCGGTCGCACAGCCACCCGTCGTCGACCTCGGGGTTGTCGCGCGCGAGAACGCGCAGGACGCGGTCGTCGCGGACGGTCAGCGTGACGTTGCACTGGCCCGGGCACAGGTTGCAGGTCGTGCCGGAGCCCTCGATGTCCCACGGGCGCGCGCGGAAGCGGTAGGGCTGGCTCGTCAGCGCCCCCACGGGGCACAGCTCGATGATGTTGCCGCTGAACGGCGCGACGTACGGGTGGCCGTCGAAGGTGGCGACGTACGTGTCGGCGCCGCGCTCCTGCAGGACCAGCTGGTAGTCCTCGGCGACCTCCTGCGAGTAGCGCACGCAGCGGTAGCAGAGGATGCAGCGCTCGCGGTCGATCGCGATGAGGGGGCTGAGCTCGAGCGGCTTCTGGAAGTGGCGCTTGGGCTCGATGAACCGCGAGCGCCCGCCGCCCCAGCCGAAGGAGATGTCCTGCAGGGGGCACTCGCCCCCCTTGTCGCAGACCGGGCAGTCCAGCGGGTGGTTGATCAGCAGGAACTCGACGACCGCCTGCTGGGCCTCGTGGACGCGCTGCGTCTGCGTGTGGACGACCATGCCGTCCTTGACCGGCGTGGAGCAGCCGGTCTGCAACTTCGGGATGCCCTCGATCTCGACGAGGCACATGCGGCACGCGCCGACGGGCTGGCCGAGCTTCGGCTCGTAGCAGAAGACGGGGATCTCGACGTCCCCGTGTTTGGCGGCGTCGACGAGCATCATGTTCTCGGGCGCCTGGACCTCGCGGCCGTCGATCGAGAAGGTGATCGTCTTGATCTCAGGACGCGGCACTACGCCACAGCCCCCTGGATGAGCGGCAGCTCCGGCTCGGGGAACGCGGCGGTGGCGAGATCGGCCTCCACCCGGCGGGCCTCGATGTACGCCTCGAACTCGTCGCGGAACTTCTCGACCATCGAGCCGATCGGCATCGCCATCGCGTCGCCCAGCACGCACAGGCAGTGGCCGATGATGTTCGTGCAGACGGAGGCCATGATGTCGAGGTCCATGGGCGTGGCCTCGCCGGCCTTCATCCGCTCGAGCATCTTCACGGTCCAGTTCGTCCCCTCGCGGCAGGGCGTGCACTTGCCGCAGGACTCGTGGCGGTAGAAGTAGGCGGTCTTGTAGGCGACGTCGACGACGGAGGTGGAGTCGTCGACCACGATGATCGCGCCGGAGCCGAGCATCGAGCCCGCCTTGGCCATCGTGTCGAAGTCGTAGGCGAGGTCGAGGTCGTCCTTCGTCAGGACCGGCGAGCTCGAGCCGCCCGGGAACCACAGCTTGACGTCGCGCCCCTCGGGCGGGCCGCCGGCGAGGCCGTAGATGATCTCGCGCGAGGACACGCCGAGCTCGATCTCGTAGTTGCCGGGCCGGCGCACGTGGCCGGAGACGGAGACGAGCTTCGTGCCGGTCGACGTCTCGGTGCCGAGCTTCGCGTACTCCTCGCCGCCCATCTTGATGATGAACGGGACGGTGGAGAGCGTCTCGACGTTGTTGATCAGCGTCGGCCCCTGGTACAGGCCCTGGTTGGCCGGGAACGGCGGCTTGAGGCGCGGGTTGCCGCGCTTGCCCTCGAGCGAGTCGAGCAGCGCCGTCTCCTCGCCGCAGATGTAGGCGCCCGCGCCGCGGTGCACGACGAGGCTGAGCGAGTGCTCGGAGCCGAGGATGTGCTCGCCCAGGAAGCCGGCGGCCTCGGCCTCGGCCAGGGCGGCGTCGAGGATGTCGGCCTGCAGGACGTACTCGCCGCGGATGTAGATGAACGCCTTGTTCGCGCCCGCCGCGTACGAGGCGATGATGATCCCCTCGATCAGCAGGTGCGGGTTCTTCTGCATGATCTCGCGGTCCTTGAACGTGCCCGGCTCGGACTCGTCCGCGTTGCAGCAGAGGTAGATGTCCATCGCGCCCTTGGGCAGGAAGCTGACCTTCTTGCCCATGGCGAAGCCGGCGCCGCCGCGGCCGCGCAGGCCGGACGCCAGCAGGTTGTTGAGCACCGCCTCGCGCGGCATGCCGAGCGCTCGCTTGAGCTGCTCGTAGCCGCCGCGGCGGCGGTAGACGTCCATCGTGTTCAGGCCGGGCTCGTCGATGTCCCGGAAGAGGAGCTTGTCGGCCATGGTCAGGCGGGATCCTCTCGCTCGTCGAACTGCTCGGGCGCCTGCTCGATCGGCGCGGTCGGGCCGGGCGCGTCACGACCCTGCGTCGTCCCCCCACTCGACCGGTCCGGATCGCCGACCCGTCGATCGGGGGCCGCCATCTCGGCGCCGTAGCTCGTCGGCGCGGGCGGCAGCGAGGCGTCGGCGGTCGCGGCGTGCGGCATCCCGGCCGCCTGGTCGCGCGCGCCGCTGTCCATCGGCAGCGACTCGGCGTACGGCCGGTAGCGCAGCTGCTTGCGCTCGAGTGGCGGCCGGCCGCCGCGGACGTCGGCGATGAGCTCGTCGACCTCGTCGAGCTCGATCGGGCCGACGTAGACGCCGTCGACGGAGGCCATCGGCGCGATGTCGCACGCGCCGAGGCACTCGAAGTGGCGCAGGTTGATGTCCGGGTCGTCGTCGCCGACCGCGTCGTGCAGGCGCTCGTAGAGCTCGTCGGCGCCGTTGAGCGAGCACGAGATGTTCGTGCAGACGTACACGCGATGGCGGCCGACCGGCTTCGTGTCGAGCATGTCGTAGAACGTGGCGACCGCGGTCAGGTACCCCGGCGTGAGGCGCATGACGCAGGCGACCTGGTCGATCGCCTCGGGCGAGCACCAGCCGTGCAGGCGCTGGGCGGCGAAGAGCGCCGGCAGCACGGCGGAGCGGCGGTCCGGGTACTTGGCCATCGCCGCCTCGATCTGGGCGCGCAGGTCGTCGGGGACCGGCGTCGTCGCCGGGTCGGGGATCGGCGCCGGGTCCTTCGTGAGGTCGACCGGGTCGTCCCATCCGGGCACGCGGGACCCATGTGCGTAGCGCGGGACCTGCATGGCTATCGGTCGATACCGCCGAGGATCGGGTCCAGCATCGCGAGGGTGGCGATGAAGTCGGCGATGTACGCGTCGCGGACCATCGGGCGCACGGCCTGGAGGTTGACGAAGGACGGATCGCGCATGTGGACGCGGGCGGGCTTGCTCGATCCGTCGGAGCGCACGAAGACGCCGTACTCGCCGCGCGGGCCCTCGATCGGGTAGTAGACCTCGCCCGGCGGGACGCGGAAGCCCTCGGTCACCAGCTTGAAGTGGTGGATGAGCGCCTCCATCGAGGTCGCCAGCTCATGGCGTGGCGGCAGCACGACCTTGCGGTCGTCGGCGATGTGCGGGCCCTCGGGGAGGCCGTCGAGGGCCTGTTCGATGATCCGGCAGGACTCGTAGACCTCCGCGACGCGCACGGCGTAGCGGTCCCAGTTGTCGCCCTTGGTGCCGATCGGGATGTTGAACTCGAAGTCCTCGTAGCTCGAGTAGGGCGAGGCCTTGCGCAGGTCCCACGGGTTGCCGGCCGCGCGCAGCAACGGGCCGGTGACGCCCAGCGAGAGCAGCGTCTCGGCGTCGACGGGGCAGACGTCGCGCATGCGGTTGAGGAAGATCTCGTTCTTGGAGAGCAGCGCCTGGAAGTCGTCGGCCGCCTTCGGCATGCGCTTGAGGAACGTGCGGCAGTTGGCCTCGAAGCCGGCCGGGATGTCCTCGATGACGCCGCCGACCTGGATGTAGCGCGTGTGCATGCGCTGGCCCGAGGACTGCTCGAAGAGGTCGAGGATCGTCTCGCGCTCGCGGAAGCAGTACCAGAACATCGACATCGCGCCGAGGTCCAGGCCGGACGTGCCGAGCCAGACCATGTGGCTCATGATCCGGCACAGCTCGAGATGGATGACGCGCAGGTACTGGGCGCGCTTGGGGACCTCGAGATCGAGAAGCGTCTCCACCGCGCCGCAGAACGCCTGCGCGTTGAAGTAGTACGCGAGGTAGTCCATCCGCTCGAGGACGGGGATGACCTTCCAGTAGCTCTTCTGCTCGGCGGTCTTCTCGATGCCGGTGTGGACGTAGCCGATGATCGGCTTGACGTCGCGGACGACCTCGCCCTCGAGCGTCGTCAGCAGGCGCAGGACCCCGTGCGTGGCGGGGTGGTGCGGTCCCATGTTCAGCGTGAGCAGCTCCTGCTCGCCGCCGTGGTACTCGCCGAGCTGCTGCTCGATCGGCGCGAGGTCGATCGACTCCTCGCGCTTGCGGTAATCGCTGACGATGGTGGTGGTCGTCACGTCGCTCACGAAGAGCGCTCCCGCCGGGTCGAAGCGTGGGTGTGTGAGGACCCGCGGGGTCTCACGCGGGCGTCTCGCTTCCCTTGTGGGGCCGGTCCACGCCGATCGTGTAGTCGAGGTCGTCGGCCTGCTGGTGGGTGAAGAGGACGGGCTCGCCGCCGATCGGGAAGTCGCGCCGCTGCGGGTGGCCCTCGTAGTCCTCGGGCATGAGGATCCGGCGCAGGTCCGGGTGACCGTCGAAGATCACGCCGAACATGTCGTAGACCTCGCGCTCCTGGTGGTTGGCGGTCGGCCAGTCGGGCGTGACGGACTCGACGTTCGGTGCGTCGAGCGGGACGCGCAGGCGCACGGTCAGGCGGTCGTACTCGTACATGTTCAGCAGCTCGTACTGCACGCCGAGGCGAGGCTCCTCGGGGTAGTAGTCGAGGCCGTGCACCGACGCGAGGAACGAGAAGCCCCTGTCCTTGAGGAACTGCAGGGTGGCGCGGATGCGCGCCGGGGCGACGTCGATGGCGCCCTTGTCGCGGAAGTGCAGCGTGCCCAGGACGGCGTCGGGATGCGCCTCGCGCAGGTCGCCCGCGAGCAGTTCCAGGCCGGTCGCGTCAGGCACCGGCGGAGCCCGGGGGTCGTTTGAGCACGTTCACCGCGGCGTCGGCGCCGGGGTCCTGGAGGTCGCCCACGATCTCCTCGGTGCCGCGCGCCTCGTAGCGGTCGCGCCAGCCCATCGCGGGGTCGTCCTGGATCATCTGGCGCAGCTTGAGGATGCCATGCATGAGCGCCTCGGGCCGGGGCGGGCAGCCGGGGACGTGCACGTCGACCGGCATGAACTTGTCGGCCGGGACGATCGCGTAGTTGTTGAAGACGCCCATCGACGACGAGCAGGCGCCCATGGCGATCGCCCACTTCGGCTCGAGCATCTGGTCGTAGATGCGGCGGACGATCGGCGCCATCTTGATGCTGATGCGCCCGGACAGGATCAGGAGGTCGGCCTGGCGCGGGGAGGCGCGGAACGCCTCGGCGCCGAAGCGGGCGATGTCCACGCGCGCGCCGACGACGGACATCATCTCGATGGCACAGCAGGCGAGCCCGAACGTCGCCGGGAACAGCGCGTTGCCGCGGGCCCAGTTGAGCGCCTTGTCGAGCGTCGTGGTCAGCACGCGCTCCTCGACGTACTTGTCGAGGTCGGCGCCCTCGAGGTCGCCGCGCAGGGCGTCGCGGGCACGGATCCCGCGGGCGCGGAAGTCCGCGGGGTCGGCGATCTTCTGGCGGACTATCTCCATGAGAGGGCGCCCCGGCGCCAGACGTAGACGAAGGCCACGGTCAGCAGCGCGATGAACGTGATCGTCTCGTACATCGCGAATGTCCCGAAGTCGCGCAGCCGAACCGCGATCGGGAACAGGAAGATGACCTCGATGTCGAAGAGGATGAAGAGCATCGCGATCATGTAGAAGCTGATCCCGAAGCGAAAGCCGCTCTTGACCTCGGAGGGCAGGCCGCACTCGTACGGCTCGGTCGTGTCCTTGCGCGCCTTGCCCTTCGGGCCGAGCAGCGCGTTGATGTAGACGAAGAGCCCGCCGATGGCGCCGCCGAGCACCAGGAAGACGATCGCGGGCAGATAGGACCGAAGCACGGGCTCCGGGTTATAGCAGGGGCTTGTGCGATGTTGTTACTTAGTGCCACTAGTGACGAAGATGAACGCGAGATGAACGAGGTCGTCGTTGCGGCGGCGTGGGCGGCCGGCGGGGTGAACCTCGCCGCGGCGCTGTGGGGCGCCTGGCGCTGGTGGCAGGTCGAGCCGAGCCGGGTCTTCTGGGTCCTGCTGCGCGCCGGGCAGGCGGCGGCGCTGGCGTTCGCGCTGCTGTGCGGCGTGCTCGTGCTCGCCGGCCACAAGCCCGACGACGGCCTGTTCTGGGTGTACGTGCTCGTCCCGATCGCGGTCGCGTTCGTGGCTGAGCAGCTGCGGCTGGCCAGCGCGCAGACCGTCCTCGACGCGCGGGGGCTCGAGGACGCGAGCGCGGTCGGCGGCCTCCCGGCGGCCGACCAGCGCTCGGTCGTGCTGCAGATCGTGCGGCGCGAGATGGGGGTCATGGCGCTGAGCGCCGCGGCGATGGCGTTCCTGCTGGTGCGGGCGGCGACGACGGCTGCTGGGTTCTGAGGCGCCGCGACCGGACGTGCGTCACTTTCTGCCCACCCCTCGGGACAAAGGTGACGCACGTCCCGCCGCGTCCGCCCGCGGACGCGCAGCGGCGCGGGCCGGGCGGCCCCGGCGCACGTCCCGCCGCGTCCGCCCGCGGACGCGCAGCGGCGCGGGCCGGGCGGCCCCGGCGGAAGTTCGGTTCCCGGCGCCGGCCGCGGTTGCCGCCGTTCCTCGCGGCCGCGGATCGCCGATACGCCAATTGCGGCCTTCAGGGATCGGCCGGCGCCGGGGACGATCGTGGTTTTCGCCGCCGAGGGCCGTGCTCCTACGTGCTTGCGTATGATCCGCCCCCGCATGGCTTCAAAGCACCGCAAGCTCGTCGCTTTCGCCGCGGTCCTCGCGGCCGCCGGGACCGTCGCCGCGTGCGGCGAGGCGAAGGTGGAGGACAGCGCAAGCAATTCCGAGGGCGTCAACCGCGGAGCGCAGCTCTTCTACGAGCGCTGCTCGGGCTGCCACACGCTCGACTCCGCCGCCGCGGAGGGCTCGGCCACCAAGGTGCGCGACCGCGAGCGCGTCGACGGGCCGAACTTCAACCAGCGCAAGGAGACCGTCCAGCAGGTGCTGTACGCGATCCACAACGGCGGGTTCTCCGGCGCGATCATGCCCCAGAACATCGTGGTCGGCAAGGACGCCCGGGACGTCGCGGAGTTCCTCGCGAAGTACTCCGGGGCCAACTCGTCCGCCGCGGCGTCGCAGGGCTCCGAGAACTCCGGGGAGTAGCTCCGGTGCTCGACCTGCGTCGGCTCCGCGCTGAGCCCGGCGAGGTGCGCGCCGCGCTGGCCCGTCGCCGCGACGGCTCGGACAAGCGCCTCGACGAGGTGCTCGCGCTCGACGAGCGCCGCCGCGCCGTGCTGCCCGAGCTCGAGGCGCTGCGCGCCCGCAAGAACGCCGCCTCGGAGGCGATCGCGGCGGCCAAGCGCGCCGGCGAGGACGCCGCGGACGCGATCGCCGCGATGCGGGAGGTCGGCCGGCGCGAGAAGCAGCTCGACGCCGAACTGGCCGAGATCGAGGCGGGGCTCGACGCCGCGATGGCGACGCTGCCCAACCCGCCGTCACCGCAGGCGCCCGATGAGGACACCGTCCTGCGCGAGGTCGGCGCCGCAGGCCGGACGGGCCGCGACCACCTCGAGCTCGCCGGCGACATGATCGACATGGAGGCCGGCGCCCGGGTGGCCGGCTCGCGCTTCGCCTACCTCAAGGGCGACCTCGTGATGCTCGAGTTCGCCCTGGTGCGCTGGGCGCTCGAGAAGCTGCGCGGCCACGGCCACGAGCCGGTCGTGCCGCCGGTCCTCGTGCGCGAGGAGGCCCTGTTCGGCACCGGCATGCTGCCCGACACCGAGCAGCAGATCTACCGGCTCGCCGACGACCCGCTCTACCTCGCAGGCACGAGCGAGGTGCCGCTCGCCTCGCTGCACGCCGGCCAGATCCTCGAGGCGGACGCACTGCCGCTGCGCTATGCCGGCTTCTCGTCGTGCTTCCGCCGCGAGGCGGGCGCCGCCGGCCGCGACACGCGCGGCATCTTCCGCGTGCACCAGTTCGACAAGGTCGAGATGTTCGTGTTCGCCACGCCGGAGGCGGGCGCGGCCGAGCACGAGCGCCTGCTCGCGATCGAGGAGGAGCTCCTCGGCGAGCTCGAGCTGCCCTACCGGATCGTCGACATCGCGGTGAACGACCTCGGCGCCAGCGCGACGCGCAAGTTCGACCTCGAGGCGTGGCTGCCGGGCCAGGGCGCCTACCGCGAGCTGACCTCCTGCTCGAACACGACGGACTTCCAGGCGCGCCGGCTCGAGATCCGCGTGCGGTCGGACGGCGGCGGGCGTCCGGTCGCCGCGCACACCCTCAACGGCACCGCGGTCGCGGTCGGCCGCACGATCATCGCCCTGCTCGAGAACGGTCAGCGCGAGGACGGCAGCGTCCAGCTGCCCGCCGCGCTCGTGCCCTACGGGGCGCCGGCGGAGCTCCCGCCCGCCACCTGACGTGCCGAGCGTCGAGTTCCTCAGCCTCAGGCTGAGGAAGTCGACGCTCGATGGGCGTGGGAGTGGGCGCCTCGCTACGGCTTGACGGGCGTGGGCGGATCGTCGCCGGCCAGCACGGCGAGCGCGTTGCGGGCGGCGAGCATCGCCATCGCGTTGCGCGTCTCCACGGTCGCGGAGCCGAGATGCGGCGCGATCACGACGTTGTCGAGCTCGAGCAGGCCGGGATGGACCTCGGGCTCGTGCTCGAAGACGTCGAGCGCAGCCCCGGCGATGACGCGCGAGCGCAGCGCCTCCACGAGCGCCGCTTCGTCGACCACCGGGCCGCGCGCCGTGTTGACCAGGTAGGCGGTCGGCCGCATCGCGCGCAACGCAGCCGCGTCGATCAGGTGGTGGGTCTCGGCCGTCAGCGGGCAGTGCAGGCTCACGACGTCGGCCGAGGCCAGCAGCTCCTCGCGCTCCACGAACCGCGCCCCGCCGAGCGCGGCCTCGATCGCCGCCTCGGCCCGATGGCGCTGGGTGTAGGCGATCTCCATGCCGAACGCCCACGCCCGCCGCGCCGTCGCCCGCCCGATGGCGCCGAGCCCGACGACGCCCAGCGACTTGCCCTGCAGCCCGCTGCCGAGCATGAAGTCCATCGCCCAGTCCCACGGCGTCCCCGCCCGCAGCAGCCGCTCGCCCTCGCCCAGCCGGCGCGTCACCGCCAGCAGCAGCCCCATCGCGAGGTCGGCGGTCGCGTCGGTCAGCACGCCCGGCGTGTTCGTCACGACCACGCCCCGCGCCGACGCCGCGGCCACGTCCACGTTGTCGTAGCCGACCGCGAGGTTGGCCACGACCCGGAGCTTCGGGCCGGCCGCGTCGAGCAGCGCCCCGTCGACCCGGTCGTGCAGCATCGTCACCACCGCATCGGCGCCCGCCACCGCCTCCCGCAGCTCGTCGTCCGACAGCGCCCGATCGTGCGGCGACACCCAGACGTCCGCCGATGCGCGCAGCAGCTCGAGCGCCGGCTCGGGCACGGCGCGCGTCACCACGACGCGGGCAGCCACCTCAGACGCCCACGTGTGCGACCGCCTCGTCGCGCGTGGCCACGATGTCGAAGGTCGAGTCGAGGCGGGTGATCTCGAACAGGCGCAGGACCGTCGGGTTCGTGCAGACGAGGGAGAGCGCGCCCTGGCTGCGCGTCAGCCGGCGCAACGCGTTGAGCAGGACGCTCAGGCCTGTGGAGTCGATGAACTCCACCTCGGTGAAGTCGAGCACGAGCCGGGTCCGGCCCGAATCGATGGCGCGTCTGAGGGCGTCCGACAGCTCGGGCGCGGTCGACACGTGGATCTCGCCCGCGACGGCGAGGACGTACGTGCCATCGGCGAGATCCTCTTGGGTGAGGTCGAACTTGGGCTTCGGGAACTCGGTCATGTGCGGTCGAGGGGCACGCTACCTCACCGCCGCCACCCCGCGGCAGACGATGCCCCCGTCAGCGCTCGGCCGGGCCCTCGAACCGCCCCGGTGGAAGATCAGCGGCGCCCCGTCGCGGTCGCTGCAGGTCGAGCTCCTGCGCGTGCCGTCGCCGACCAGCCGGTAGCCTTGCGCTGCTCATGGCCACCGTGTCCGGCAACGGCGAGGCCCCGCGGGTCGACTGCGCCGGTGTCCACACGCGCACCGCCCCGCCGTCCGCGCGCCGGTCGACGATCGGCAGGCCGGCTGTCTCGCGACCCACCGCCGTGCTCGAGCCGTCGCCCGCGGGGCGGCGGTCGGCGCGATGACCCTCGTGGCGGCCGGCGACGCCAGCGCGACATCGCACCGGGCCGTCGGCTCCGTGGCTCGGGCGATCGAGCTGCTCGATGCGCTGGCCGCCGCGCCGGACGGCCTCGGCGTCAACGCGCTCGCTCGCCGTATCGGGGTCAACCCGAGCACCGCATCGCGCCTCCTGGCGACGCTCGAGCAGGGCGGCCTCGTGCAGCGGGCGCCGGGCGGCCCGTATCGGCTGGGGCTGCGCATCGTGGCGCTGGCCGACGGGGTCCTCGCGCGCCTCGACATCCGTGAGCTGGCCCGCCCCCATCTGCGGGCCCTGGCCGCCACGACCGGCGAGACGGCGACGTTGTCCATGCCGGGCGAGCGGGAGGCGGTGACGGTCGATTTCGTCGCCGCGGAGTCCAGCGTGGTGAGTACTGCGCGCGTGGGTCGCCCGAGCGTGCCGCACGCGACGGCGGCCGGGAAGGTCATGCTCGCGTTCGGCGGCGGCGCGGACGCGATCGCCGGTGGCCCGCTCGAGGCCTACACGGACCGCACGATCGTCGATCCGGCGGCGCTCGCGGCCGAGATCGTGCGCGTGCGCGAGCGCGGCTGGGGCGAGGCCGCCGGTGAGCGGGAGCCCGACCTCAACGCGCTTGCCGCTCCGGTGTTCGGCCGCACCGGCGAACTGGTGGCGGTGCTCGGCGTGCAGGGGCCGGCCACGCGTCTGGACGACGCCCGTCGTCGCGCCGTCCTGCCCGCGCTGAGCGAGGCGGCCGCCGCGCTCTCGGCGGCACTCGGCGGACGCGCGGTCTGACCGCCGTCAGCGCGCGGCCGGCGCGCGCCGCTTCGCCGCCGCGGCCACGAACTGGCCGAACACGTCGAGGGAGCGCTCGTCGTCCTGCCAGCACTCCTGCAGCTCCCACTGCACGCCGAGGACCGGCGCGGATGCGTCCGGCATCTCGATCGCCTCGACGATCCCGTCGTCGGCCCATGCGACCGCCTGCACGCCCGAGCCCAGCTCGCGCACCGCCTGGTGGTGGTAGGAGTTGACGGCGGCCCGCTCGCCCAGCGCCGCGGCCAGGCCAGAGTCGGCGGCCACCGTGATCGGATGTTCCGGGTGGCGGGGCATCGCGCCGCGCCCGAGCGTCGCGTCGCACACCAGGTCCCAGACGTCCCAGGCGCCCCCGGGGTGCTCGCGTGCGCCCTCCGGGTACTCGCTGCGATCGCGGTACAGGGTCCCGCCGCACACGACGTTGATGATCTGCATGCCGCGGCAGATCCCGAGGATGGGCAGCCCCTGCTCCATGGCCTCGGCCGCGATCGCGAGCTCGAACGCGTCCCGGTGCGGCGAGATGGGGGTCAGGGCGGGGTGGGCGCGGGCGCCGTAGCGCTCGGGGGCGATGTCGCGCCCGAAGCCCAGCAGGAGCCCGTCGGCTCGGTCGAGGGCCAGCGCCCGCGCGTCGGGGTCCTCGAGGTAGGGCAGCAGCACCGGGGCGCCGCCGGCGGCGACGACAGGCCGGCTGAGCGCCAGGCC from Capillimicrobium parvum encodes the following:
- a CDS encoding IclR family transcriptional regulator, producing the protein MTLVAAGDASATSHRAVGSVARAIELLDALAAAPDGLGVNALARRIGVNPSTASRLLATLEQGGLVQRAPGGPYRLGLRIVALADGVLARLDIRELARPHLRALAATTGETATLSMPGEREAVTVDFVAAESSVVSTARVGRPSVPHATAAGKVMLAFGGGADAIAGGPLEAYTDRTIVDPAALAAEIVRVRERGWGEAAGEREPDLNALAAPVFGRTGELVAVLGVQGPATRLDDARRRAVLPALSEAAAALSAALGGRAV
- a CDS encoding c-type cytochrome, with the translated sequence MASKHRKLVAFAAVLAAAGTVAACGEAKVEDSASNSEGVNRGAQLFYERCSGCHTLDSAAAEGSATKVRDRERVDGPNFNQRKETVQQVLYAIHNGGFSGAIMPQNIVVGKDARDVAEFLAKYSGANSSAAASQGSENSGE
- a CDS encoding STAS domain-containing protein, yielding MTEFPKPKFDLTQEDLADGTYVLAVAGEIHVSTAPELSDALRRAIDSGRTRLVLDFTEVEFIDSTGLSVLLNALRRLTRSQGALSLVCTNPTVLRLFEITRLDSTFDIVATRDEAVAHVGV
- the serS gene encoding serine--tRNA ligase, which encodes MLDLRRLRAEPGEVRAALARRRDGSDKRLDEVLALDERRRAVLPELEALRARKNAASEAIAAAKRAGEDAADAIAAMREVGRREKQLDAELAEIEAGLDAAMATLPNPPSPQAPDEDTVLREVGAAGRTGRDHLELAGDMIDMEAGARVAGSRFAYLKGDLVMLEFALVRWALEKLRGHGHEPVVPPVLVREEALFGTGMLPDTEQQIYRLADDPLYLAGTSEVPLASLHAGQILEADALPLRYAGFSSCFRREAGAAGRDTRGIFRVHQFDKVEMFVFATPEAGAAEHERLLAIEEELLGELELPYRIVDIAVNDLGASATRKFDLEAWLPGQGAYRELTSCSNTTDFQARRLEIRVRSDGGGRPVAAHTLNGTAVAVGRTIIALLENGQREDGSVQLPAALVPYGAPAELPPAT
- a CDS encoding gamma-glutamyl-gamma-aminobutyrate hydrolase family protein; this translates as MAPVDDPPAIAVTTGFTDYGDYLGLALSRPVVAAGGAPVLLPYLEDPDARALALDRADGLLLGFGRDIAPERYGARAHPALTPISPHRDAFELAIAAEAMEQGLPILGICRGMQIINVVCGGTLYRDRSEYPEGAREHPGGAWDVWDLVCDATLGRGAMPRHPEHPITVAADSGLAAALGERAAVNSYHHQAVRELGSGVQAVAWADDGIVEAIEMPDASAPVLGVQWELQECWQDDERSLDVFGQFVAAAAKRRAPAAR
- a CDS encoding NADH-quinone oxidoreductase subunit A, which encodes MLRSYLPAIVFLVLGGAIGGLFVYINALLGPKGKARKDTTEPYECGLPSEVKSGFRFGISFYMIAMLFILFDIEVIFLFPIAVRLRDFGTFAMYETITFIALLTVAFVYVWRRGALSWR
- a CDS encoding 2-hydroxyacid dehydrogenase → MAARVVVTRAVPEPALELLRASADVWVSPHDRALSDDELREAVAGADAVVTMLHDRVDGALLDAAGPKLRVVANLAVGYDNVDVAAASARGVVVTNTPGVLTDATADLAMGLLLAVTRRLGEGERLLRAGTPWDWAMDFMLGSGLQGKSLGVVGLGAIGRATARRAWAFGMEIAYTQRHRAEAAIEAALGGARFVEREELLASADVVSLHCPLTAETHHLIDAAALRAMRPTAYLVNTARGPVVDEAALVEALRSRVIAGAALDVFEHEPEVHPGLLELDNVVIAPHLGSATVETRNAMAMLAARNALAVLAGDDPPTPVKP